In one Chitinophaga sancti genomic region, the following are encoded:
- a CDS encoding KpsF/GutQ family sugar-phosphate isomerase gives MKNRTDINIAAIAKRTLQMEAAAIDNLQKFINADFEQSVALIAGCTGRVVVTGIGKSAIIGQKIVATFNSTGTPALYMHAADAIHGDLGMIRDEDVILCISKSGNSPEIKVLVPLVKSFGNKLIAITGNVDSYLAREADLLLNTTVDQEACPNNLAPTTSTTAQLAMGDALAVCLIEWHGFTAADFAKFHPGGTLGKKLYLKVLDLCRQHDAPKVYLDSSLKNVIVAISSGMLGVTAVLDSNDQLSGIITDGDLRRMLEKSMSTDNVTASDIMSRHPKTIQCDELAVNALELMRQHDITQLLVLDDKKYIGIIHLHDLIREGII, from the coding sequence ATGAAAAACAGAACGGATATTAATATAGCAGCTATAGCAAAAAGAACCCTTCAGATGGAGGCTGCAGCGATAGACAATCTTCAGAAGTTTATCAATGCTGACTTTGAGCAGTCGGTGGCCCTCATAGCGGGGTGTACCGGCAGGGTAGTGGTTACTGGTATTGGCAAGAGCGCTATCATTGGCCAGAAAATTGTGGCTACATTTAATTCTACAGGTACACCTGCCCTTTACATGCATGCAGCTGATGCGATTCATGGGGACCTGGGTATGATCCGGGATGAAGATGTTATTCTCTGTATTTCGAAAAGCGGCAATTCGCCGGAGATCAAAGTATTAGTACCGCTGGTCAAGAGCTTTGGAAATAAGCTGATTGCCATAACTGGCAATGTCGATTCTTATCTTGCCAGGGAAGCGGACCTCTTATTAAATACAACTGTTGACCAGGAGGCTTGTCCTAATAACCTGGCACCCACCACAAGTACTACTGCCCAATTGGCAATGGGCGATGCATTGGCGGTGTGTTTAATAGAATGGCATGGTTTTACGGCAGCTGACTTTGCAAAATTCCATCCGGGGGGTACACTTGGTAAAAAGTTGTATCTCAAGGTATTGGATCTCTGCCGTCAGCACGACGCGCCAAAGGTATATCTGGACAGCTCATTGAAAAACGTAATTGTGGCTATTAGTTCCGGTATGTTAGGAGTAACAGCCGTTTTAGATAGCAACGACCAACTTAGCGGGATTATCACAGATGGTGATCTGCGCCGTATGCTGGAAAAAAGTATGTCAACTGACAATGTGACTGCCAGTGATATCATGTCTCGCCACCCCAAAACAATTCAATGTGATGAATTGGCTGTAAATGCCCTGGAGTTGATGAGGCAACATGATATTACCCAGTTGTTAGTGCTGGATGACAAGAAGTATATAGGTATTATTCATTTACATGATTTAATCCGGGAAGGAATTATTTGA